A stretch of the Flavobacterium sp. 5 genome encodes the following:
- the ilvC gene encoding ketol-acid reductoisomerase encodes MANYFNSLPLRQQLEQLGVCEFMDQSEFSNGIDALAGKKVVIVGCGAQGLNQGLNMRDSGLDISYALRADAIAEKRASFKNATDNGFKVGTYEELIPTADLVCNLTPDKQHTAVVTAIMPLMKQGATLAYSHGFNIVEEGMQIRKDLTVIMCAPKCPGSEVREEYKRGFGVPTLIAVHPENDPNGFGLDQAKAYAVATGGNRAGVLRSSFVAEVKSDLMGEQTILCGLLQTGSILCFDKMVAEGVDPGYASKLIQYGWETITEGLKYGGITNMMDRLSNPAKIAAFNVAEELKDIMRPLFRKHMDDIISGHFSKTMMEDWANDDVNLLSWRAATGDTNFEKTPAGNFEISEQEYYDNGVLMVAMVKAGVELAFEAMTDSGIIEESAYYESLHETPLIANTIARKKLFEMNRVISDTAEYGCYLFDHACKPLIAEYVKNAPSNLVGRPFNNGSNGVDNKELIEVNAIIRNHPVEEVGAWLRESMTAMKKIV; translated from the coding sequence ATGGCAAATTATTTCAATTCATTACCACTTAGACAACAATTAGAACAATTAGGAGTTTGCGAATTCATGGATCAATCTGAATTTTCAAATGGAATAGATGCATTAGCAGGAAAAAAAGTAGTCATTGTAGGTTGTGGAGCTCAAGGTTTGAACCAAGGTTTAAATATGAGAGATTCAGGTTTAGATATTTCTTATGCGTTACGTGCTGATGCTATTGCAGAGAAAAGAGCTTCTTTTAAAAATGCAACTGATAATGGTTTCAAAGTAGGTACTTATGAAGAATTAATCCCGACTGCTGATTTAGTTTGTAATTTAACTCCAGATAAACAGCATACAGCTGTAGTTACAGCTATCATGCCATTGATGAAACAAGGAGCAACTTTAGCTTATTCTCATGGTTTTAATATTGTTGAAGAAGGAATGCAAATCCGTAAAGACTTAACAGTTATTATGTGTGCTCCTAAATGCCCAGGATCTGAAGTACGTGAAGAGTACAAAAGAGGTTTTGGTGTACCAACTCTTATCGCAGTTCACCCAGAAAACGATCCAAATGGTTTTGGTTTAGATCAAGCAAAAGCATATGCAGTTGCAACTGGAGGTAACAGAGCAGGAGTATTACGTTCTTCTTTTGTAGCAGAAGTAAAATCAGATTTAATGGGAGAGCAAACTATCCTTTGTGGTTTGTTACAAACAGGTTCTATTTTATGTTTTGATAAAATGGTTGCTGAAGGTGTAGATCCAGGATATGCTTCTAAATTAATCCAATACGGATGGGAAACTATCACTGAAGGATTAAAATATGGTGGAATTACAAATATGATGGACAGATTGTCTAATCCTGCTAAAATTGCTGCATTCAATGTTGCTGAAGAATTAAAAGACATTATGCGTCCATTGTTCAGAAAACATATGGATGATATTATCTCTGGTCACTTCTCTAAAACAATGATGGAAGACTGGGCTAATGATGATGTTAATTTGTTATCTTGGAGAGCAGCTACAGGAGATACGAATTTCGAAAAAACTCCAGCTGGAAATTTTGAAATTTCTGAGCAAGAATATTATGATAACGGAGTATTGATGGTTGCAATGGTAAAAGCGGGTGTAGAATTAGCTTTCGAAGCAATGACAGATTCAGGAATTATTGAAGAATCAGCATACTACGAGTCATTACACGAAACTCCACTTATTGCTAACACAATTGCAAGAAAGAAATTATTCGAAATGAACCGTGTAATTTCTGATACTGCTGAGTACGGATGTTATTTGTTTGATCATGCATGTAAGCCATTAATTGCTGAGTATGTGAAAAATGCACCAAGTAATTTAGTTGGACGTCCATTTAATAACGGAAGTAATGGAGTAGATAATAAAGAATTAATTGAAGTTAATGCAATTATCAGAAACCACCCTGTTGAAGAAGTAGGAGCATGGTTGAGAGAATCGATGACTGCAATGAAAAAAATTGTATAA
- the acs gene encoding acetate--CoA ligase, which produces MSYFKIDSLEQYFKHYNKSIREPRKFWGKIAEENFTWYQYWDKVVDFNMADAEVKWFVDAKVNITKNCIDRHLAKKGDKTAIIFEPNDPSEEALHISYNELYERVSKMANVLREQGITKGDRVCIYLPMIPELAVSVLACARIGAIHSVVFAGFSASAVASRINDSQCKMVITSDGGYRGNKTIDLKGIIDDALQNCPSVTKVLVAKRTNAEIQMKAGRDQWLAPLLDNALNNSVAEIMDAEDPLFILYTSGSTGRPKGMVHTTAGYMVYTAYTFKNVFNYEDNDIFWCTADIGWITGHSYILYGPLLNGATTVIFEGIPSYPDFSRFWETIEKHKVTQFYTAPTAIRALAKENLSYVQKFPLKSLKVIGSVGEPINEEAWHWYNDHVGGKRCPVVDTWWQTETGGIMIAPLAFLTPTKPTYATLPLPGIQPVLMDDKRNEIEGNQVDGSLCIKFPWPGIARTIWGDHQRYKDTYFSAFPGKYFTGDGALRDEVGYYRITGRVDDVVIVSGHNLGTAPIEDAINEHPAVAESAIVGFPHDIKGNALYGYVILKESGEYRDRDNLIKEINQHVADHIGPIAKLDKIQFVTGLPKTRSGKIMRRILRKIAEGDYSNFGDITTLLNPEIVDEIVKGKIV; this is translated from the coding sequence ATGAGTTATTTTAAAATTGATAGTTTAGAACAATACTTTAAACATTATAATAAATCGATACGTGAACCTCGAAAATTTTGGGGTAAAATTGCTGAAGAGAACTTCACATGGTATCAATACTGGGACAAAGTTGTCGATTTTAATATGGCTGACGCCGAAGTAAAATGGTTTGTTGATGCAAAAGTTAATATTACTAAAAACTGTATTGATAGACATCTTGCCAAAAAAGGAGATAAAACGGCAATAATTTTTGAACCAAATGATCCTTCTGAAGAAGCGTTGCATATAAGTTATAACGAACTTTATGAACGTGTATCCAAAATGGCCAATGTTTTAAGAGAACAAGGTATTACCAAAGGGGATCGCGTTTGTATTTATTTACCAATGATACCAGAATTGGCAGTATCGGTTTTGGCTTGCGCTAGAATTGGAGCAATTCATTCAGTTGTATTTGCAGGTTTCTCAGCATCGGCGGTTGCTTCAAGAATAAATGATAGCCAATGTAAAATGGTAATTACTTCTGACGGTGGATACCGTGGAAATAAAACCATTGATTTGAAAGGGATAATTGATGATGCTTTGCAAAATTGTCCAAGTGTTACTAAAGTTTTAGTTGCTAAGAGAACAAATGCAGAAATTCAAATGAAAGCAGGTCGTGATCAATGGTTAGCACCGCTTCTGGATAATGCACTTAATAATAGTGTTGCTGAAATTATGGATGCCGAAGATCCATTGTTTATATTGTATACTTCAGGATCAACAGGTAGACCTAAGGGAATGGTTCATACTACGGCTGGTTATATGGTTTATACAGCTTATACCTTTAAGAATGTTTTTAATTATGAAGATAATGACATTTTTTGGTGTACTGCCGATATAGGTTGGATTACTGGACATTCTTATATTTTATATGGACCATTATTGAATGGTGCAACTACAGTAATTTTTGAAGGAATTCCTTCTTATCCTGATTTCAGTCGTTTTTGGGAAACAATAGAAAAGCATAAAGTAACTCAGTTTTATACAGCACCAACTGCAATTCGTGCATTGGCAAAAGAGAATTTATCTTATGTTCAAAAGTTTCCATTAAAATCATTAAAAGTAATTGGTTCTGTTGGGGAACCTATTAATGAAGAAGCTTGGCATTGGTATAATGATCACGTAGGAGGGAAGCGTTGCCCAGTAGTAGATACTTGGTGGCAAACAGAAACTGGCGGAATTATGATTGCCCCATTGGCATTTTTAACTCCAACAAAACCAACCTATGCAACATTGCCATTACCAGGAATACAGCCTGTTTTAATGGATGATAAACGTAATGAAATCGAAGGAAATCAAGTTGATGGTAGTTTGTGTATAAAATTCCCATGGCCTGGTATTGCCAGAACCATTTGGGGAGATCATCAAAGATATAAAGACACTTATTTTTCAGCCTTTCCAGGTAAATATTTTACAGGAGATGGAGCACTACGTGACGAAGTTGGATATTATAGAATTACAGGTCGTGTAGATGATGTAGTGATTGTTTCAGGTCATAATTTAGGAACAGCACCAATCGAAGATGCTATTAATGAGCACCCAGCTGTTGCAGAATCTGCAATCGTAGGATTCCCACATGATATTAAAGGGAATGCATTATATGGTTACGTAATATTAAAAGAATCTGGCGAATACAGAGATAGAGATAATTTAATTAAAGAGATCAATCAGCATGTTGCTGATCATATTGGTCCAATTGCTAAATTAGATAAAATTCAATTTGTAACTGGTTTGCCAAAAACTAGATCGGGAAAAATTATGCGTCGTATTTTAAGAAAAATTGCCGAAGGTGATTATTCTAATTTTGGTGATATTACAACACTCTTGAATCCTGAAATTGTTGATGAGATTGTTAAAGGAAAAATAGTATAA
- a CDS encoding DUF2238 domain-containing protein, which translates to MKYIYALLSIFTATLLWSIIGAKEGFTCFLEIIPAIIGLLILALTFKKFRFTNFTYTLILIHCIILFIGGHYTYAEVPFFDYIKDVFHQSRNNYDKVGHFAQGFVPAMIIRELFIRKKVISNKSFFNFIIVCICLAISAAYEWIEWFVSIATGDGGDAFLGTQGYVWDTQSDMLFATIGSITALLVFSKTQDKELAKSN; encoded by the coding sequence ATGAAATACATTTATGCATTATTATCGATATTTACAGCTACTTTACTTTGGTCAATCATCGGTGCAAAAGAAGGATTTACTTGTTTTTTAGAAATTATTCCAGCAATAATTGGACTTTTGATCTTAGCATTGACTTTCAAAAAATTTAGATTTACCAATTTTACCTATACTTTGATTTTAATTCATTGTATCATTCTTTTCATTGGCGGACATTATACGTATGCAGAGGTTCCTTTTTTTGATTACATAAAAGATGTATTTCATCAAAGCCGAAATAATTACGATAAAGTTGGGCATTTTGCACAAGGTTTTGTACCTGCCATGATTATTCGAGAACTATTTATTCGAAAAAAAGTAATATCAAATAAAAGTTTTTTCAACTTTATAATTGTTTGTATTTGTTTGGCAATTAGTGCTGCCTATGAATGGATTGAATGGTTTGTTTCTATAGCAACTGGAGATGGTGGAGATGCATTTTTAGGAACTCAAGGGTATGTTTGGGACACTCAATCTGATATGTTGTTTGCAACTATTGGATCTATTACAGCTTTATTAGTGTTTTCAAAGACACAAGATAAAGAATTGGCTAAATCAAACTAA
- the ilvD gene encoding dihydroxy-acid dehydratase, with the protein MELNKYSKTITQDETQPASQAMFYGIGLTEEDLKKAQVGIVSMGYDGNPCNMHLNDLAKDVKAGVWKEDLVGLIFNTIGVSDGISNGNDGMRFSLVSRDVIADSIETVMGAQWYDGLIAVPGCDKNMPGALMAMGRVNRPSIMVYGGSIHPGKWKGEDLNIVSAFEALGKKIKNTITPEDFKGVIQNACPGAGACGGMYTANTMSSAIEALGMSLPYSSSNPALSPEKKQECVDAGKAIKILLEKDIKPRDIMTRKAFENAITMVAVLGGSTNAVMHLIAMAHSVGIELTLKDFQDISDKTPLLADLKPSGKYLMEDLHNVGGVPAVMKYLLKEGLLHGDCLTVTGKTIAENLESIPALHDGQEVIFEIQKALKATGNIQILYGNLASEGCVAKISGKEGEFFEGTAVVFEGEKDVIRGIQAGEVKPGNVVIIRYCGPKGGPGMSEMLKPTSAIMGAGLGNSVALITDGRFSGGSHGFVVGHVTPEAYEGGGIALIENGDVITIDAVKNTIDMKISDEEFAKRKANWKQPESPIKQGVLLKYMRSVSSASHGCVTDK; encoded by the coding sequence ATGGAATTAAATAAATACAGCAAAACAATCACACAAGACGAAACACAACCAGCTTCTCAGGCTATGTTCTACGGAATTGGTTTAACAGAAGAGGATCTTAAAAAAGCGCAGGTAGGAATTGTAAGTATGGGTTATGATGGAAATCCTTGTAACATGCACTTAAATGACTTGGCTAAAGATGTTAAGGCTGGCGTCTGGAAAGAAGATTTAGTTGGTTTAATTTTTAATACTATTGGTGTAAGTGATGGTATCTCTAATGGTAATGATGGAATGCGTTTTTCTTTGGTTTCACGTGATGTAATTGCAGATTCTATTGAAACGGTTATGGGAGCTCAATGGTACGATGGTTTGATCGCTGTTCCAGGTTGTGATAAAAATATGCCTGGAGCTTTAATGGCAATGGGTAGAGTAAATCGTCCATCTATTATGGTTTATGGCGGATCTATTCATCCAGGAAAATGGAAAGGTGAAGATTTGAATATCGTTTCAGCTTTTGAAGCTTTAGGTAAAAAAATCAAGAATACAATTACACCTGAAGATTTTAAAGGTGTAATTCAAAATGCATGCCCCGGTGCTGGTGCTTGTGGTGGAATGTATACAGCAAACACTATGTCATCAGCGATTGAAGCCTTAGGAATGAGTTTACCTTATAGTTCTTCAAATCCTGCTTTGAGTCCAGAAAAGAAACAAGAATGTGTTGATGCTGGTAAAGCTATCAAAATATTATTGGAAAAAGATATTAAACCTAGAGATATTATGACTCGTAAAGCATTTGAAAATGCAATTACGATGGTAGCTGTTTTAGGAGGTTCTACAAATGCGGTAATGCACTTAATTGCAATGGCTCACTCTGTAGGTATTGAATTGACATTAAAAGATTTCCAAGATATTAGTGATAAAACTCCATTATTAGCAGACTTGAAACCAAGTGGTAAATACTTAATGGAAGATTTACACAATGTAGGAGGTGTTCCAGCAGTAATGAAATATTTATTGAAAGAAGGTTTATTGCACGGGGATTGTTTGACTGTAACAGGAAAAACAATTGCTGAAAACTTAGAATCAATTCCAGCTTTACATGATGGTCAAGAAGTAATTTTTGAAATTCAAAAAGCATTAAAAGCTACTGGAAATATTCAAATTTTATACGGAAACCTAGCTTCAGAAGGTTGTGTTGCTAAAATTTCTGGAAAAGAAGGTGAGTTTTTCGAAGGTACTGCTGTAGTTTTTGAAGGAGAAAAAGATGTAATTAGAGGAATACAAGCAGGTGAAGTGAAGCCAGGAAATGTAGTCATCATTCGTTACTGTGGTCCAAAAGGTGGTCCAGGTATGTCTGAAATGTTAAAACCAACATCTGCTATTATGGGAGCTGGTTTAGGAAATTCAGTTGCATTGATAACTGACGGACGTTTCTCGGGAGGCTCACACGGATTTGTAGTTGGACACGTTACTCCAGAAGCTTATGAGGGTGGTGGAATTGCATTAATAGAAAACGGTGATGTAATTACAATTGATGCTGTGAAAAACACGATTGATATGAAAATTTCTGATGAAGAATTTGCAAAACGTAAAGCAAATTGGAAACAGCCAGAATCACCAATTAAACAAGGAGTTTTACTTAAATATATGCGTTCGGTCTCTAGTGCTTCTCATGGATGTGTTACTGACAAATAA
- the leuB gene encoding 3-isopropylmalate dehydrogenase: MNLKIAVLSGDGVGPEVILQAKKALYAISVAYDHEFIFEDALIGAVAIEKTRNPLPEQTLNLCLNTDAVLFGAIGNPKYDNNPESKVRPEQGLLKLRQELGLYANIRPIKPFKNLLDASPIKKEVIENVDFVIYRELTGGSYYGDKVINDEGTFASDICEYSENEINRITHKAFKAAQGRRKKVTLVDKANVLETSRLWRKIVKEIAKQYPDVKLECQYIDNVAMQIITDPKQYDVILTENLFGDILSDEACAIMGSIGLMASASIGDNNALFEPIHGSYPQAKKKNIANPIASILSAAMLLEHFGLIKEAQKVYEAVEKAIEYKVVTIDLNPGSRFGTNDVGDFISNVILSKDDLYFKNDNVQIGQSTIV, encoded by the coding sequence ATGAACTTAAAGATAGCAGTGCTTTCAGGTGATGGTGTAGGTCCAGAGGTAATTTTACAAGCAAAAAAAGCGTTGTATGCTATTAGTGTTGCCTATGATCATGAATTTATTTTTGAAGATGCTTTAATAGGAGCAGTTGCTATTGAAAAAACGAGAAATCCTTTGCCAGAACAAACCTTAAATCTTTGTTTAAATACTGATGCTGTTTTGTTTGGAGCTATTGGGAATCCTAAGTATGATAATAATCCAGAATCTAAAGTTCGTCCAGAGCAAGGATTGTTAAAACTTAGACAAGAATTAGGCCTTTATGCTAATATTAGACCAATAAAACCATTCAAAAATCTTTTAGATGCTTCTCCAATAAAAAAAGAAGTAATCGAAAATGTAGATTTTGTAATTTATAGAGAGTTAACCGGTGGATCGTATTATGGCGATAAAGTCATAAACGACGAGGGAACTTTTGCATCAGATATATGTGAATATTCAGAAAATGAGATTAATCGCATTACACATAAAGCTTTTAAAGCTGCTCAAGGCAGAAGAAAAAAAGTAACATTAGTAGATAAAGCTAATGTATTGGAAACGTCTAGATTGTGGAGAAAAATTGTTAAAGAAATAGCTAAGCAATATCCAGATGTAAAATTAGAATGTCAGTACATTGACAATGTTGCCATGCAAATAATTACAGATCCTAAACAATATGATGTAATCTTAACAGAGAATTTGTTTGGGGATATATTATCAGATGAAGCTTGTGCTATTATGGGGTCTATAGGGTTGATGGCATCTGCTTCAATAGGAGATAATAATGCTTTATTTGAGCCTATACATGGTTCTTATCCGCAAGCAAAGAAGAAGAATATTGCTAATCCGATTGCTTCCATTTTATCAGCTGCTATGTTGTTAGAACATTTTGGATTGATAAAAGAAGCTCAGAAAGTGTATGAAGCTGTTGAGAAAGCTATTGAATATAAGGTTGTTACTATTGATTTAAACCCAGGTTCGAGATTTGGGACAAATGATGTTGGGGATTTTATATCCAATGTTATATTAAGTAAAGATGATTTATATTTTAAAAATGATAATGTTCAAATTGGACAATCAACTATCGTTTAA
- the ilvB gene encoding biosynthetic-type acetolactate synthase large subunit, whose translation MENTKISGAEAVIRCLLAEGVDLLYGYPGGAIMPVYDELYKFQDQLHHVLVRHEQGAAHAAQGFARATGKVGVCIATSGPGATNLVTGIADAQIDSTPLVCITGQVGKHLLGSDAFQETDIIGISTPVTKWNYQITEAHEIPAIMAKAFYIARSGRPGPVLIDITKNAQFDLLDFSYEKCTSIRSYHPKPVLNLQKVQQAADIINNAKKPYIIFGQGIILSQAEEELKRFIEKSGIPAAWTILGLSALPTDHPLNVGMVGMHGNYGPNVLTNECDVLIALGMRFDDRVTGSLETYAKQAKVIHIEIDAAEIDKNVKTEVAVLADLKEALTALIPLIDKKSHDSWHNEFKKKYEIELDAVINEELAPTNGKGISMGETIEMINKHSKGDAIMVSDVGQHQMFACRYAKFNSTKSNVTSGGLGTMGFALPAAIGAKMGKPEREVVAIIGDGGFQMNIQELGTIYQTKVPVKIVVLNNEFLGMVRQWQELFFDYRYASTVMINPNFCAIAEGYYIKARKVTKREELDEAIAEMLASKDSYFLEVMVEKENNVFPMIPTGASVSDMRLS comes from the coding sequence ATGGAAAATACTAAAATATCAGGCGCAGAAGCCGTTATTAGATGCTTATTAGCCGAAGGAGTAGATTTGCTTTATGGTTACCCAGGTGGTGCTATAATGCCGGTTTACGACGAATTATATAAATTTCAGGATCAATTGCATCACGTATTGGTGCGTCACGAGCAAGGTGCTGCACATGCAGCGCAAGGTTTTGCAAGAGCTACAGGCAAAGTTGGGGTTTGTATTGCTACCTCAGGACCAGGAGCAACTAATTTAGTTACAGGTATTGCTGATGCACAAATTGATTCTACACCTTTAGTGTGTATTACGGGGCAAGTAGGGAAACATTTGTTAGGTTCTGATGCATTTCAAGAAACTGATATCATTGGTATTTCAACTCCGGTAACGAAATGGAATTATCAAATTACAGAAGCTCATGAAATTCCAGCAATCATGGCTAAAGCTTTTTATATTGCTCGTTCTGGTCGTCCAGGTCCAGTTTTGATTGATATAACTAAAAATGCTCAGTTTGATTTATTGGATTTTAGTTATGAAAAATGTACTTCAATTAGAAGTTACCATCCAAAACCAGTTTTGAATCTTCAAAAAGTTCAACAGGCTGCAGATATAATTAATAATGCTAAAAAACCATATATAATTTTTGGTCAAGGTATTATATTAAGTCAAGCTGAAGAAGAATTAAAAAGATTCATTGAGAAGTCTGGAATTCCAGCGGCTTGGACTATTTTAGGACTTTCGGCTTTACCAACAGATCATCCTTTGAATGTTGGAATGGTAGGAATGCATGGTAATTATGGTCCGAATGTTTTGACTAATGAATGTGATGTTTTAATTGCATTAGGAATGCGTTTTGATGACCGTGTTACAGGAAGTTTAGAAACATACGCTAAGCAAGCGAAAGTAATTCATATAGAAATTGATGCAGCTGAAATCGATAAAAATGTAAAAACAGAAGTTGCAGTTTTAGCAGATCTTAAAGAAGCACTAACAGCTTTGATTCCATTAATTGACAAAAAATCACACGATTCTTGGCATAATGAGTTCAAAAAGAAATACGAAATTGAATTAGACGCAGTTATCAACGAAGAATTAGCGCCAACAAACGGAAAAGGAATTTCAATGGGTGAAACTATCGAAATGATTAATAAACACTCGAAAGGGGATGCGATTATGGTTTCGGATGTAGGACAACATCAAATGTTTGCTTGCCGTTATGCTAAATTCAATTCAACTAAAAGTAATGTTACTTCTGGTGGATTAGGAACAATGGGATTTGCTTTACCAGCTGCTATTGGGGCAAAAATGGGAAAACCTGAGCGCGAAGTTGTAGCTATTATTGGAGACGGAGGTTTTCAAATGAATATACAAGAATTAGGAACAATTTATCAAACAAAAGTTCCAGTTAAAATTGTTGTATTAAATAATGAATTCTTAGGAATGGTTAGACAATGGCAAGAATTGTTTTTTGACTACAGATATGCTTCTACAGTAATGATTAATCCTAACTTTTGTGCTATTGCAGAAGGATATTATATCAAAGCAAGAAAAGTAACTAAAAGAGAAGAATTAGATGAAGCAATAGCAGAAATGTTAGCTTCAAAAGATTCGTATTTCCTTGAAGTTATGGTAGAAAAAGAAAACAACGTATTCCCAATGATTCCAACAGGAGCTTCGGTTTCGGATATGAGATTAAGTTAA
- a CDS encoding ankyrin repeat domain-containing protein, protein MKKSIVYLGVALVAFANVSLASNVNSFSNASHKVEFYDAVSPLGNAVFKGDLETVKKFVEYGADVNEKSNGMSPLMIAARYNKIEIIKYLISKGARVNQKDENGFTALKYAQLSNATEAIQLLQQ, encoded by the coding sequence ATGAAAAAATCAATCGTTTATTTAGGAGTAGCTTTAGTAGCTTTTGCAAATGTTTCTTTAGCTTCAAATGTGAATTCATTTTCAAATGCCTCTCACAAAGTTGAATTTTATGATGCAGTTTCACCGTTAGGGAATGCTGTTTTCAAAGGAGATTTAGAAACTGTAAAAAAGTTTGTTGAATACGGTGCAGACGTAAATGAAAAATCAAACGGAATGAGCCCTCTAATGATTGCTGCTCGTTACAATAAAATAGAAATCATTAAATATTTAATTTCTAAAGGTGCTCGTGTTAATCAAAAAGATGAGAATGGATTTACAGCTTTAAAATATGCACAATTATCAAATGCTACAGAAGCTATTCAACTTTTACAACAATAA
- a CDS encoding 2-isopropylmalate synthase, whose protein sequence is MNREKVQIFDTTLRDGEQVPGCKLDTNQKLVIANRLDEMGVDIIEAGFPVSSPGDFLSVSEICKIVKNATVCGLTRAVENDIDVAAQALKHAVRPRIHTGIGTSDSHIIHKLQTTPEDIIARAKHAVAHAKKYVEDVEFYAEDAGRTDNAFLARVCEEVIKSGATVLNIPDTTGYCLPEEYGAKIKYLKENVKGIDNVTISCHCHNDLGMATANSIAGAVNGARQIECTINGIGERAGNTALEEVVMIFKQHPYLNLYTDIDSKQLNEMSRLVSDSMGMIVQPNKAIVGANAFAHSSGIHQDGVIKNRATYEIMDPLDVGVNESSIILTARSGRAALAYRAKKVGYELTKTQLDIVYVEFLKFADIKKEVLDNDIHQIIEASRIYVDNF, encoded by the coding sequence ATGAATAGAGAGAAAGTCCAAATTTTTGATACCACTTTAAGAGACGGTGAACAGGTCCCAGGATGTAAATTAGACACCAATCAAAAACTCGTTATAGCCAATCGCCTTGACGAAATGGGAGTAGACATCATTGAAGCTGGTTTTCCTGTTTCTAGTCCAGGTGATTTTTTATCTGTCTCCGAAATATGTAAAATTGTAAAAAATGCAACTGTTTGTGGACTTACCAGAGCTGTTGAAAATGATATAGATGTTGCAGCACAAGCTCTGAAACATGCAGTTAGACCTAGAATACATACAGGAATTGGAACTTCGGATTCACATATTATTCATAAATTACAAACTACACCTGAGGATATAATTGCTAGAGCAAAACATGCGGTTGCTCATGCTAAAAAATATGTTGAAGATGTAGAGTTTTATGCTGAAGATGCAGGTAGAACTGATAATGCATTCTTGGCTAGAGTTTGCGAAGAAGTAATCAAATCGGGTGCTACTGTACTTAATATTCCTGATACAACAGGATATTGTTTACCTGAAGAATATGGTGCGAAAATAAAGTATCTTAAAGAAAATGTAAAAGGTATTGACAATGTTACAATTTCTTGTCATTGTCATAATGATTTAGGAATGGCAACCGCAAATTCAATCGCAGGTGCTGTTAATGGTGCTCGTCAAATAGAATGTACAATAAACGGAATAGGTGAGAGAGCTGGAAATACTGCACTTGAAGAAGTGGTAATGATTTTCAAGCAACACCCTTACTTAAATTTATATACCGATATTGATAGTAAGCAATTGAACGAAATGAGTCGATTGGTTTCTGATAGTATGGGAATGATTGTACAGCCTAATAAAGCTATTGTTGGAGCTAATGCTTTCGCTCACAGTTCTGGAATTCATCAAGATGGTGTGATTAAAAATAGAGCTACTTATGAAATCATGGATCCTTTGGATGTAGGTGTCAATGAATCGTCAATTATTCTTACTGCAAGAAGCGGTAGAGCAGCTTTGGCTTATAGAGCTAAAAAAGTTGGGTACGAGCTTACAAAAACACAATTAGATATTGTGTATGTTGAGTTTTTAAAGTTTGCGGATATCAAAAAAGAAGTCTTGGATAATGATATTCATCAAATTATTGAAGCTAGTAGGATATACGTTGATAATTTTTAA
- the ilvN gene encoding acetolactate synthase small subunit, with product MENKIFTISVYSENNVGLLNRISVIFLKRHINILSLNVSESEIEGVSRFIVVVKTTEKWVQNIVGQIEKQIEVIKAFYHIDEETIFLESAIFKIESSLLFDERQIQNIIKESHSEIVTVSRDFFVISKTGKRSEIQDLYEKLKPFGIMQFVRSGRISVSKEKMEISTLLESL from the coding sequence ATGGAAAATAAAATATTCACGATTTCTGTTTATTCAGAAAATAACGTTGGTTTATTGAATAGAATTTCAGTAATATTTCTGAAACGTCATATCAATATTTTGAGTTTGAATGTATCCGAATCGGAAATTGAAGGGGTATCTCGTTTTATTGTTGTAGTAAAAACTACTGAAAAATGGGTTCAAAATATTGTAGGTCAAATTGAAAAGCAAATCGAAGTCATAAAGGCTTTTTATCATATTGATGAAGAAACTATCTTTTTAGAAAGCGCAATTTTCAAAATAGAATCTAGTTTGTTATTTGATGAGAGACAAATTCAAAACATCATCAAAGAAAGCCATTCTGAAATTGTAACGGTTTCAAGAGACTTTTTTGTGATTTCAAAAACTGGAAAACGTTCAGAAATTCAAGACTTATATGAAAAATTGAAACCTTTTGGAATTATGCAATTTGTTCGTTCTGGAAGAATATCGGTTTCAAAAGAAAAAATGGAGATATCAACATTATTAGAATCATTATAA